The nucleotide window GCGGGCGACCTCACAACGGCCGGCCGACGGGGATCTTCGCGTCGTACTGCTCTTCCCTGTAGGGCGTGAAGCCCACGCGTTTGTAGTTGCGCAGCGCGGCGGGGTGATCGAGTGAGCATGTGTGGAGCCACACGCGCACCGGAGCGCTGCGCCAGGCTTCATCGGCAGCCAGACTCAACAGCGCCGGTCCCAGGCGCTGCCCCGTGAACTCGGGCAGCAATCCGAAGTAACAGATCTCCACTTCCTGCGCCGTCCGGTGCAGTTCGAAATAGCCGGCGGGCGTTCCGGACACCGACAACAGCCAGATCTCGATCCCGCCTGACGCCAGGTGTTCGGCGACGCGTGCGTCGCTCCAGTCCCACCTGTCGACCCAGTGCCACGGTCTGCCGACTTCACGGTACAGGTAGCGATACAGCGAACCCGGTACGTGATCCAGGCGCCGAACAGTGGCATCGACGTCGGGAAACTCGCAACGCACCACCTGCGAGGGCGACGTCATCTCGAGGAACGTCCGCACGGCCGGCCGGTGCAGCATGCGCGGCGACGAGGCCGGCGGGCGCTGCCCATCGAATGCCGTGCGCCAGCGACGTCCATCCTGCAGCACCGGCTGCATGGCTCCCGCGTCGCCGTAAAGCATCTCCGACGTCGGCAGCGCCGCGTGGAGCGCATCGAGCGCCTGACCGACGTGTGCAGCGTTGGTCGCCAGGATGTCGAGCCACAACGCCGGCGTGCTCCCCGCCAGTCGCGTCGTGTCGGCCAGGCCGGGTCCGGCGAACTGGAGGCCGTCTGTGGTCACCGCCTTGCCCGTGACGGCCATCAGGGTGCTGCTCACGACCTGCGGCAGGTGGCTCACGTACGCCATCACACGGTCGTGCTCGTCGGCCCCCATCACGACGGGACGCGCGCCGATACCCACCACCATCTGCGTGAGACGGGCGAGTGCCTCGCCCTCGGCCAGCGGCCCGCGAGCGCTCTCGGGATCAGGCGTGAGGATCCACGGTCTGCCGAGGAACAAGCCTGCATCCGCGTGCGCGAATCCGCTGTGCGTGCCGCCGGCCATCGGATGTCCGCCGAGAAATGCCATCGACCGATGCCGCCTGGCGCGATCGACCATCGCGGCCTTCGTGCTGCCGAGGTCCGTGACGACAGTTGCAGCGCCGACGTGCGGTGCGAAGGCGTCGAGCAGGCGCAGGTTCTCCGCCACGGGCGCGCCGAGCACGACGAGATCGACGTCGCGCGCCACCGCCGGAGAGGATGCCAGCGTGAAGTGATCCTTCACGCGCGGGTCTGCCGCCGGGTCCATCACGGACACCGACACGTCCGGCCACACCACCCTGATGGCGAGTCCGAGAGAACCGCCGATCAGGCCGCAGCCGACCAGCAGCACGCGCTCGAACGGTGCGGGCTCGTTCACTGTCCCCAGCCGCGACGCGTCACAGGCTCCTGACAGATGCTCCTGCCGATGGCCGGCGCGATGATCCGGAGTTCGGCCATCAGCCTGTCGAACTGCCCCGGGAACAGCGACTGCGCCCCATCGCTCATCGCGTTGTCGGGATCGCTGTGAACCTCGATGAGCAGGCCGTCGGCACCGGCGGCGATTGCCGCGCGCGCCATCGGCGCCACCTTGTCGCGATGGCCCGTGCCATGGCTCGGATCGACCACGATCGGCAGGTGACTCAGCTTCTTGACCACCGGGATCGCGGAGATGTCGAGCGTGTTGCGCGTGTAGCTCTCGAACGTCCTGATGCCGCGCTCGCAGAGGATCACGTCCGTGTTGCCGCCGGCCAGCACGTACTCGGCCGAAAGCAGCCATTCCTCGATGGTGGCCGAGATGCCGCGCTTGAGGAGCACCGGCTTGCGGACGCGCCCGAGTTCGCGCAGCAGCGTGAAGTGCTGCATGTTGCGCGCGCCCACCTGGTAGATGTCCACGTAGGCATCCATCAGCGCGATCTGGCTCGCGTCCATGACTTCGGAGACGAGCTTCAGGTCGTGTGCCTCGGCCGCCGCGCGCAGCAGTTCGAGCCCCTGCTGGCCGAGCCCCTGGAAGCTGTACGGCGAGCTCCGCGGCTTGAACGCCCCACCGCGCAGCACCTTGGCGCCCGCCCGCCTGACGACCGCCGCTGTCGCCATCACCTGCGTTTCGTTCTCGGCCGAACACGGGCCGGCCATCACGATGACCTCGTCGCCACCTATCCGCAGATCGCCGACGGTGACGACGGAGTTCTCGGACTTGAAGGTGCGACTCGCGAGCTTGTAGGGCTCGGTGATCCGCATCACGTCCTGTACGCCGTCGAGCACCTGCAGCAGGCCCGGATCGCGACGACCCTCGCCCACCGCACCGATGACCGTGCGATGCGAGCCGGTCGATCGATGTACGTCGAATCCCATCTGCACCAGTTGCGACACCACGCGCTGGATCTGCTCCTCGCTCGCGCGTTCTTCCATCACCACGACCATGATTGCGGTCTCCTCACTTACCCCTGCATCTCTGTTGCGGCGTCGCCGGTGCCATCGTTCTGCGACTGCACCACGCGTTCGAGTCGACGGGCCTCGTCGATGATTCGCTCGAACAGCCGCAGGAGCGCATCCCCATCGAGCGGACCGCCGTTGACCCGCCGCACGTGATCCAGCACGTCCTTCTCGCGGCCCGGCTGGTAGATCGCCATGCCTACTTCGCGCTTGATCTCCCCAATCTCCAGCGCGCACGACGCGCGTTCATTGAGCAACGCGACGATCTGCTCGTCGAGTGCGTCGATACGGTCGCGCAGCACGCGCATGCGCCAGTCAGGGTCGGTCATGCCGGCGCCCCCTCTCGCAGCCAGCGCACGAACGCGCGCACTTCATCGGCCAGCGCCGGCGAATCTCCGTGCTTCGCGATCTGCGCGACGAGCGCACTGCCGACCACCGCCGCGTCGGCGTAGCGGCCCACGTTGCGCACATGTTCCGGGCGCGACAGCCCGAAGCCGAGCGCGATCGGCAGCGTCGCGTCCTGGCGCAGACGCTCGACCAGCGCGCGCGCATCATCAGCGACCTGTTCGCGCACACCCGTGACGCCGAGCCGCGAGATCGCGTACAAGAAGCCCTTCCCCAGTTGGTCGGCCTTCCGCACGCGCTCCCCCGTCGTCGTCGGACTGAGCAGGAAGATGGGGGCGAGACCGTGCGACACCAGGACGTCACGCGTCGGCTGCGCTTCCTCGAGCGGGAGGTCGAGCAACAGCACGCCGTCGACCCCGACCTCGGTGGCACGCGCGGCAAACGCCTCCACCCCGTAGCGGACGACGGGGTTGGCGTAGCTGAAGAGGATGAGGGGCGCGCGCACGTCGGCGCGCAGGTCGGCGACGAGATCCAGCACGCCGCGCAGCGACGCACCCGCGCGAAGCGCCCGTTCCGACGACCGCTGGATCTCCGGACCATCGGCGAGCGGATCCGAGAACGGCACGCCAATTTCGATGACGTCGGCACCACCCTCGTCCACGGCGCGAATCACCTCGCCCGAGCGCGCCAGTGTCGGATCGCCGCCCGTGACGAAGGCGACAAGTCCCGTCCGGTTCTCGGCCTTCATGCGTGCGAACGCCTGGTCCAGCCGCGCGCTCATGCCTCACCTCCGAGGCGGTGCTGGATGCTCTGGACGTCCTTGTCGCCGCGTCCCGACAGATTGACGAGCACGAGTCCGTCCGGACCGACCTCGCGCGCAACGGCTTCGACTGCCGCGATGGCGTGCGCGGACTCGAGCGCGGGCAGGATCCCTTCGAGACGCCCGAGCCGTTCGAAGGCAGCGAGCGCTTCGGGATCCGTCGCGTACCTGTACTCAGCCCTGCCGCGCTGCAGCAAGTCCGCATGCTCAGGTCCCACCGCCGCGTAGTCGAGACCCGCCGAGATCGAATGCGTCAGCGAAATGTTGCCCGCCTCGTCCTGCAGGACCCACGTGCGCGTGCCCTGCAGCACGCCTGGCGTCCCGCCGGCGAAGCGCGCGGCATGCCTGCCGCCTTCGATTCCTTCGCCGCCGGCCTCCACGCCGACGAGTCGAACGCCCTCGTCAGCGACGAACGCGTCGAAGAGGCCCATCGCGTTGCTGCCGCCGCCGACGCACGCGACAGCCGCGTCAGGCAGCCTGCCGTACTGCGCCATGCACTGCGCGCGCGCCTCCTCGCCGATCACCGACTGGAACTCGCGCACCATCAGCGGATAGGGATGCGGGCCGAGCGCCGACCCGAGCAGGTAGTACGTGTCGCGCACCGTGGCCACCCAGTCACGCATCGCCTCGTTGATCGCGTCCTTCAACGTGCGCGAGCCAGAGTCCACGCCACGGACCTCGGCGCCCAGCATGCGCATGCGGAAGACGTTGAGCGCCTGCCGCGCCATGTCGTCGACGCCCATGTAGACCACGCACTGCAGGCCGAGCAGCGCGCACACGGTGGCTGTCGCCACGCCGTGCTGGCCCGCGCCGGTCTCGGCAACAATCCGGTGCTTGCCCATGCGGCGCGCGAGCAACGCCTGTCCGAGCGCGTTGTTGATCTTGTGCGCGCCCGTGTGCGCGAGATCCTCTCGCTTCAGCAGGATCGTGGCGCCGCCGCACGCCGCCGACAATCTGCGTGCCTCGTAGAGCGGCGTCGGTCGGCCGACGAACTGCCGCAGCAGGTCCTCGAACTCCGCGATGAACGCGGCGTCGTGTCGCACCTCGAAGTACGCCGCGGCCAGCGCGTCCATCGGCGCCACGAGCGTCTCGGGCACGAAGCGCCCGCCGAACTCGCCGAAATACCCTCGGGCATCGGGATCCCGACGCCCGAACACGGGACGTCCCCGGCCCGCCTCCGCTGCCATCGTCATTGCGCTGATTCCTGTTCTGTGTGGGATGCCGACGCCGACCGTTGTCGTACCGCATCCGCCTCTCGCACCGCCGCGATGAACGCCCGCATGCGTGCATGGTCCTTGATACCGGGCACCGACTCCACCCCTGACGCCACGTCCACAGCCCATGGCGCCACGACTCTCACCGCGTCGCCGACGTTCTCCGGACGCAGGCCGCCAGCCAGCACGAGATGTCGCTCCGACGCGATCGTTGCTGCCTGTTGCCAGTCGATGGTGCGACCCGTTCCACCGATGGTGACCGGATCGTGCGCGTCGACAAGGATGCCGGCATCCGTTGCACGCCACGGATTCCGCTCATACGACGCAAGCGGCATCGCCTTCACCACGGCGCGCGGGAACCCTATCCAGTCCTCCGGTTCCTCACGCCCGTGCAACTGCACGGCCGTCAGGCCGACGAAGTCAGCGATGACACGTACGTTGTCGCGCGTCTCATCGACGAACACGCCGACTACGGATACAAACGGTGGCAGCACGGACACGATGGCCCGCGCCTGCTGCTCGTCCACGGTGCGCGGACTGCGCGCCCAGAAGATGAGACCGATGGCATCGGCGCCTGCGTCGACAGCGGCGACGGCATCCGCCACGCGCGTCATGCCGCAGATCTTGATCCGTGTCATCGCGGCGCCTCGCCGGCCGCGTCCGCGTCGGCCATGACTCTGGCCAGCGCGGCGCCGGGCTCCGGTTCCGTCATGAATCGCTCACCCATCAGGAACGCGTGGTACCCGGCCTCGCGCAGGCGCGCGAGATCCTCGCCGGTACGCAATCCGCTCTCCGCCACGCGCACGCGCGCCGAGGCGACGATCGGCGCAATCCTCCGCGACGTTTCGATCGACACGGCCAGCGTCTTGAGGTTCCTGTTGTTGACGCCGACGATGGTCGCGCCGGCATCGATGGCTCGGCGCGCCTCGTCCTCGTCGTGGACTTCAGTGAGGACGTCGAGACCGACATCATCGGCGTACGCCAGCAGCCGTGCAAGGGTCACCTGGTCCAGTGCCGCAACGATGAGCAGCACCGCCGACGCACCGGCCACAGCGGCCTCCGCGATCTGGTACTCATCGACGGTGAAGTCCTTCCTCAGCAGCGGCAACGACGGCTGGGCGCGTCGGACGTTGATCAGATGTTCGAGTGCGCCATCGAAGAACGTCGGCTCCGTCAACACGGACACCGCCGCCGCACCAGCCGCTGCATAGGCGCCGGCGATCGCCACAGGGTCGTATGTCTGCCGCAGCACGCCCTTCGACGGCGAACGGCGTTTGCACTCGGCGATCACGCGGATGCCAGGTGCGGCGAGCGATTGCGCGAACGAAGGCCGCGATCCGCGACCCGTTGCGCGCGCGTCCGCAAGTTGCCGCTCCAGGTGCGCGAGCGGCACGCGCACCCGAGCGACATCGACGCGCGTATGTGCGGCGGCGACGATCGCGTCGAGCACCGACGGTGTACCGGCGGTCATGCCTGTTGTTCCTCGGGTGCATGCGACACGCGCACGAGATCGGCGAGCGTACGCGCGGCCTGCCCGCTGTCGACGGCTGCCGCCGCCATCAGCACGCCATCGGCGACGCTCGATGCGCGCCCTGCGACGAAGAGACCCGCGCCGGAGTTGAGCAACACGATGTCGCGGACAGGACCCGTCGCGCCGCCGAGCACCGACGTCGCGATCGCCGCGTTGTGCGCGCCATCGCCGCCTCGCAGATCGTCGATCGACGCTTTGGGCAGGCCGTATGCAGCCGGATGGATGAAGAACGTCCGCAGCAGGCCGTTGCGACATTCGGACACCTTCGTGTATCCGGTCGTCGACACCTCGTCCAGGCCATCCGCCGCATGTACGACCCACACGTGCGCCGACCCGAGCAATCCCAGCGCGCGCGCCACGAGTTCAGTCAGTTCCGGGCGCGGGACGCCGACGAGCTGTCGCGTCGTGCCGGCGGGATTGGTCAGCGGGCCGAGCAGGTTGAACGCCGTACGCACGCCGAGTTCACGCCGCACGGACGCCGCATGACGCATGGACGGATGGAACGTCGGCGCAAAGAGGAACGCGATACCGGCCTCTTCCAGGCAACGCGCGGCGACAGCAGGCGACGCGGCCACATTCACGCCGAGCGCCTCGAACACGTCGGCGCTCCCGCTGCGGCTCGACACGGATCGATTGCCGTGCTTGGCCACGCGCACGCCGCACGCCGCGATCACGACGGCCGCCATCGACGACACGTTCACGGTCCCGGCGTTGTCGCCTCCCGTGCCACACGTATCGAACACCTCGTCGAAGCGTTGCGGCAGAGGGACCGACGCGGCGCGCATCGCGCGCGCGAGCCCCACCAACTCCTCGGGACGCTCGCCCTTCGATCGCAGCGCGATGAGGAACCCGGCAATCTGCGCCGGTGTCGCGTCGCCGCGCATGATCGTGGCCATCGCGACGGCCGCCTCGTCGGCGGTCAGCGCATCATGGCGTTGCAGCTTCTCCAGCAGGGGCGCGAACATCACAGCTCCAGGAAGTTGCGCAGCAGGTGGTGGCCCGGTTCGGTGAGGACCGATTCGGGGTGGAACTGCACGCCGTGCATCGGATACTCCGCGTGGCGCAGGCCCATGATGATGCCGTCTGTCGTGGTGCGCGCCGTCACGGCGAGCACGTCTGGCAGTCCGTCGGGCGACACGATCAGGCTGTGGTAGCGCGCTGCCGTGAATCCCTGCGCGATGTCGCGGAACACCCCCTTGCCGTCGTGCTCGACCTGCGAGGTCTTGCCGTGCATCAGCACCGGCGCATTGACGACGCGGCCGCCGAAGGCATGGCCGATGGCCTGATGCCCGAGACACACGC belongs to Acidobacteriota bacterium and includes:
- a CDS encoding prephenate dehydrogenase/arogenate dehydrogenase family protein, giving the protein MNEPAPFERVLLVGCGLIGGSLGLAIRVVWPDVSVSVMDPAADPRVKDHFTLASSPAVARDVDLVVLGAPVAENLRLLDAFAPHVGAATVVTDLGSTKAAMVDRARRHRSMAFLGGHPMAGGTHSGFAHADAGLFLGRPWILTPDPESARGPLAEGEALARLTQMVVGIGARPVVMGADEHDRVMAYVSHLPQVVSSTLMAVTGKAVTTDGLQFAGPGLADTTRLAGSTPALWLDILATNAAHVGQALDALHAALPTSEMLYGDAGAMQPVLQDGRRWRTAFDGQRPPASSPRMLHRPAVRTFLEMTSPSQVVRCEFPDVDATVRRLDHVPGSLYRYLYREVGRPWHWVDRWDWSDARVAEHLASGGIEIWLLSVSGTPAGYFELHRTAQEVEICYFGLLPEFTGQRLGPALLSLAADEAWRSAPVRVWLHTCSLDHPAALRNYKRVGFTPYREEQYDAKIPVGRPL
- the aroF gene encoding 3-deoxy-7-phosphoheptulonate synthase encodes the protein MVVVMEERASEEQIQRVVSQLVQMGFDVHRSTGSHRTVIGAVGEGRRDPGLLQVLDGVQDVMRITEPYKLASRTFKSENSVVTVGDLRIGGDEVIVMAGPCSAENETQVMATAAVVRRAGAKVLRGGAFKPRSSPYSFQGLGQQGLELLRAAAEAHDLKLVSEVMDASQIALMDAYVDIYQVGARNMQHFTLLRELGRVRKPVLLKRGISATIEEWLLSAEYVLAGGNTDVILCERGIRTFESYTRNTLDISAIPVVKKLSHLPIVVDPSHGTGHRDKVAPMARAAIAAGADGLLIEVHSDPDNAMSDGAQSLFPGQFDRLMAELRIIAPAIGRSICQEPVTRRGWGQ
- the pheA gene encoding chorismate mutase, translating into MRVLRDRIDALDEQIVALLNERASCALEIGEIKREVGMAIYQPGREKDVLDHVRRVNGGPLDGDALLRLFERIIDEARRLERVVQSQNDGTGDAATEMQG
- a CDS encoding tryptophan synthase subunit alpha; its protein translation is MSARLDQAFARMKAENRTGLVAFVTGGDPTLARSGEVIRAVDEGGADVIEIGVPFSDPLADGPEIQRSSERALRAGASLRGVLDLVADLRADVRAPLILFSYANPVVRYGVEAFAARATEVGVDGVLLLDLPLEEAQPTRDVLVSHGLAPIFLLSPTTTGERVRKADQLGKGFLYAISRLGVTGVREQVADDARALVERLRQDATLPIALGFGLSRPEHVRNVGRYADAAVVGSALVAQIAKHGDSPALADEVRAFVRWLREGAPA
- the trpB gene encoding tryptophan synthase subunit beta — encoded protein: MAAEAGRGRPVFGRRDPDARGYFGEFGGRFVPETLVAPMDALAAAYFEVRHDAAFIAEFEDLLRQFVGRPTPLYEARRLSAACGGATILLKREDLAHTGAHKINNALGQALLARRMGKHRIVAETGAGQHGVATATVCALLGLQCVVYMGVDDMARQALNVFRMRMLGAEVRGVDSGSRTLKDAINEAMRDWVATVRDTYYLLGSALGPHPYPLMVREFQSVIGEEARAQCMAQYGRLPDAAVACVGGGSNAMGLFDAFVADEGVRLVGVEAGGEGIEGGRHAARFAGGTPGVLQGTRTWVLQDEAGNISLTHSISAGLDYAAVGPEHADLLQRGRAEYRYATDPEALAAFERLGRLEGILPALESAHAIAAVEAVAREVGPDGLVLVNLSGRGDKDVQSIQHRLGGEA
- a CDS encoding phosphoribosylanthranilate isomerase gives rise to the protein MTRIKICGMTRVADAVAAVDAGADAIGLIFWARSPRTVDEQQARAIVSVLPPFVSVVGVFVDETRDNVRVIADFVGLTAVQLHGREEPEDWIGFPRAVVKAMPLASYERNPWRATDAGILVDAHDPVTIGGTGRTIDWQQAATIASERHLVLAGGLRPENVGDAVRVVAPWAVDVASGVESVPGIKDHARMRAFIAAVREADAVRQRSASASHTEQESAQ
- the trpC gene encoding indole-3-glycerol phosphate synthase TrpC; its protein translation is MTAGTPSVLDAIVAAAHTRVDVARVRVPLAHLERQLADARATGRGSRPSFAQSLAAPGIRVIAECKRRSPSKGVLRQTYDPVAIAGAYAAAGAAAVSVLTEPTFFDGALEHLINVRRAQPSLPLLRKDFTVDEYQIAEAAVAGASAVLLIVAALDQVTLARLLAYADDVGLDVLTEVHDEDEARRAIDAGATIVGVNNRNLKTLAVSIETSRRIAPIVASARVRVAESGLRTGEDLARLREAGYHAFLMGERFMTEPEPGAALARVMADADAAGEAPR
- the trpD gene encoding anthranilate phosphoribosyltransferase, which gives rise to MFAPLLEKLQRHDALTADEAAVAMATIMRGDATPAQIAGFLIALRSKGERPEELVGLARAMRAASVPLPQRFDEVFDTCGTGGDNAGTVNVSSMAAVVIAACGVRVAKHGNRSVSSRSGSADVFEALGVNVAASPAVAARCLEEAGIAFLFAPTFHPSMRHAASVRRELGVRTAFNLLGPLTNPAGTTRQLVGVPRPELTELVARALGLLGSAHVWVVHAADGLDEVSTTGYTKVSECRNGLLRTFFIHPAAYGLPKASIDDLRGGDGAHNAAIATSVLGGATGPVRDIVLLNSGAGLFVAGRASSVADGVLMAAAAVDSGQAARTLADLVRVSHAPEEQQA
- a CDS encoding aminodeoxychorismate/anthranilate synthase component II, which produces MVLLIDNYDSFTYNLAQYFGELGAEVAVHRNDRITLAEIAALQPSHIVISPGPGRPEDAGISVDVLREFGPRIPTLGVCLGHQAIGHAFGGRVVNAPVLMHGKTSQVEHDGKGVFRDIAQGFTAARYHSLIVSPDGLPDVLAVTARTTTDGIIMGLRHAEYPMHGVQFHPESVLTEPGHHLLRNFLEL